From the Candidatus Saccharimonadaceae bacterium ML1 genome, one window contains:
- the argS gene encoding Arginine--tRNA ligase, translating into MNDILPCIAKIIKKQFNQDIPVECSRPDPKFGDLATNVALQLAKPLGKNPRDIAETIAGKLRENENIADVAVAGPGFINIRLSDRALLESLRARPATRRQGQVAVIETNCPNPFKAMHIGHALNSTLADTMANLLAVSGAAVHRVSYHGDVGTHVGKSMWAILRAINRDPAKLDEIPPEKRNEFMSRMYVEGSKAAKESPAARAEIDELAKQSFILDDPIYKQVYETCKQWSYDEIDANVARLGNVPIERRYAESETEELGKALIIEKTPGVFKKSDGAYIFEGSKYGSFDNIFIGSHGNGLYGAHDMGLIQLKHQDFPNLDLSVTVNGEEQAAYFRGVIAASELAIPELKGKLFNYATGLVKLSTGKMSSRTGEVVTIEWLFNEFAKAIAAHGGNASEEIVAGALRYQFLKVKIGGDVIFDINDAVSLTGNTGSYLQYAHARARRVLEKSAQTPVFPQAIYDEDRALIRKLSEYREIVEQAAQGLEPHHICTYLFELAQEFNRYYEHHQVIGSDKEAHRIAIVALYADILKAGLAILGISAPDEM; encoded by the coding sequence ATGAATGATATACTGCCATGTATTGCGAAAATAATCAAAAAACAGTTTAATCAAGATATTCCTGTTGAATGCAGCCGTCCCGACCCGAAATTTGGCGATTTGGCAACAAATGTTGCACTGCAGCTTGCTAAGCCGCTTGGTAAAAATCCGCGTGATATCGCCGAAACAATCGCCGGAAAGCTGCGCGAAAATGAGAATATTGCTGATGTCGCGGTGGCAGGGCCGGGATTTATCAATATTAGACTCAGCGACAGAGCGCTACTGGAGTCGCTGCGGGCGCGGCCAGCTACACGGCGCCAGGGACAGGTGGCGGTGATTGAGACCAATTGCCCGAATCCGTTCAAGGCCATGCACATCGGGCACGCCCTCAATTCGACGCTGGCGGACACCATGGCGAACCTGCTGGCGGTCAGCGGCGCGGCGGTGCACCGAGTCAGTTATCACGGCGATGTCGGCACCCACGTTGGCAAAAGTATGTGGGCGATTTTGCGGGCGATCAATCGTGACCCAGCGAAACTAGACGAAATTCCGCCGGAAAAGCGCAACGAATTTATGAGCCGCATGTACGTCGAGGGTTCGAAGGCTGCCAAAGAATCGCCAGCAGCGCGGGCGGAAATTGATGAATTAGCCAAGCAATCGTTCATTTTGGATGATCCGATTTATAAGCAAGTTTACGAAACCTGCAAGCAGTGGAGCTATGACGAAATCGATGCCAACGTGGCGCGGCTGGGCAATGTGCCGATTGAGCGGCGCTACGCCGAGAGCGAAACCGAAGAGCTGGGCAAGGCGCTGATAATCGAAAAAACGCCCGGAGTATTCAAAAAATCCGACGGCGCCTACATTTTCGAGGGCAGCAAATACGGCTCGTTCGACAACATTTTCATCGGTTCGCACGGCAATGGTTTGTACGGCGCGCACGACATGGGCTTGATTCAACTGAAACACCAGGATTTCCCGAACCTCGACCTGTCGGTGACGGTTAATGGCGAGGAGCAAGCGGCGTATTTTCGCGGGGTGATTGCTGCCAGTGAATTAGCCATCCCTGAACTCAAGGGCAAATTATTCAACTACGCCACTGGTTTGGTGAAATTGAGCACCGGCAAAATGAGCTCGCGCACTGGCGAAGTGGTGACAATTGAGTGGTTGTTCAACGAATTTGCCAAGGCGATCGCGGCGCACGGCGGCAACGCTTCCGAGGAAATCGTGGCGGGCGCGCTGCGCTACCAATTCCTGAAAGTAAAAATTGGCGGCGATGTGATTTTTGACATCAACGACGCGGTGAGCTTGACGGGTAATACCGGAAGCTATCTGCAGTACGCTCACGCTCGGGCGCGGCGCGTTCTTGAAAAGAGCGCGCAAACGCCAGTATTTCCGCAGGCGATATACGATGAAGACCGTGCGCTTATCCGCAAGCTTAGCGAATATCGCGAGATTGTTGAGCAGGCGGCGCAGGGGCTGGAACCGCATCATATTTGCACCTATCTCTTTGAGTTAGCGCAGGAATTTAACCGCTACTACGAACATCATCAGGTGATTGGCAGCGACAAAGAAGCGCATCGCATCGCTATCGTTGCTCTCTATGCTGATATTTTGAAAGCCGGATTGGCAATTCTTGGTATCAGCGCGCCAGACGAGATGTAG
- the speE gene encoding Polyamine aminopropyltransferase has translation MIEDMKSSWRLGAAACVGGFALMAYELVAARLLAPSVGSSTYVWTGVIGVIIIALSAGCWLGGRVADYRHAPQDVGLLLIIAAALVVATMLNANNVLRWLTTALDEPRIQAVIAALVLFAPASFVLGAASPYLAKLNVSSLDTAGRSVANLSALDAVGGIAGTFVTGFVLLGAIGLNETLALVAGILLATSWLFMPRWQWRLRALMVGVVIIATLSGLCAPKRGDVSVETPSAHYSIVNYTNNGRQIRGLVTGPTGVQSGIYLDGAKDLPFWYTRRMVETTIAAKPRTVLLLGGGAFTMAEYIARQLPNTQIDVVEIDPGLENISQQYFGYQSLPNVKLIFNDARTYIQRTNQRYDVVLIDVYNGSEIPYSLLTAEYGGELARIAHEDGLVVANLIAGLNNTPCRELFAAFDAVYRRTWPHAWYAAQHRDLSRGNYVIAYSKKPRTMPAAMSPLQPLGGTLYTDNFIPNDRLYEACRRAVR, from the coding sequence ATGATAGAAGATATGAAATCATCGTGGAGGTTAGGCGCGGCAGCGTGCGTCGGCGGCTTTGCGCTAATGGCGTATGAGTTGGTGGCAGCGCGGCTGCTTGCGCCGTCGGTTGGTAGTTCGACATACGTATGGACGGGCGTGATCGGCGTGATTATCATTGCACTGAGTGCAGGTTGCTGGCTGGGCGGGCGTGTCGCGGACTATCGGCATGCGCCGCAAGACGTTGGACTGCTGCTAATAATTGCTGCGGCGCTGGTGGTGGCGACGATGTTGAACGCAAACAATGTGCTGCGCTGGCTGACGACGGCTCTAGACGAGCCACGTATACAAGCGGTTATTGCGGCGCTGGTGTTGTTTGCACCGGCAAGTTTCGTGCTTGGCGCAGCATCACCCTACTTAGCAAAATTGAATGTATCATCGCTTGACACGGCGGGACGGTCGGTGGCAAATTTGAGTGCGCTTGATGCGGTAGGCGGTATCGCCGGAACGTTTGTTACTGGATTTGTGCTGCTCGGCGCGATCGGACTAAACGAGACGTTGGCACTGGTAGCAGGCATCTTGTTAGCGACGAGCTGGTTGTTTATGCCGCGGTGGCAGTGGCGGCTGCGGGCGCTGATGGTCGGAGTGGTAATTATCGCAACATTGAGCGGATTGTGCGCGCCGAAGCGCGGCGACGTGTCGGTAGAGACTCCAAGCGCGCATTATTCCATCGTTAACTACACAAATAATGGCAGGCAAATCCGCGGTCTCGTGACTGGGCCAACCGGCGTGCAGTCTGGCATATATCTTGACGGCGCAAAGGACTTACCGTTTTGGTATACGCGGCGTATGGTTGAAACGACGATCGCCGCTAAACCGCGCACGGTGCTGCTGCTTGGCGGCGGCGCATTTACAATGGCAGAGTACATAGCGCGGCAATTGCCGAACACGCAAATTGACGTGGTAGAAATTGACCCGGGGCTAGAAAATATATCGCAGCAGTATTTCGGCTATCAGTCGCTGCCAAACGTGAAGCTAATTTTTAATGACGCGCGCACGTACATCCAACGGACGAATCAGCGTTACGATGTCGTATTAATCGACGTATATAACGGTAGTGAAATTCCGTACTCGCTATTGACGGCAGAGTATGGCGGCGAATTGGCGCGAATCGCGCACGAAGATGGGCTCGTGGTGGCAAACCTTATTGCCGGGCTGAATAATACGCCGTGCCGCGAGCTGTTTGCGGCGTTTGATGCCGTGTACCGTCGCACCTGGCCGCATGCGTGGTACGCAGCGCAGCACCGTGATTTATCGCGCGGCAATTATGTTATCGCGTACAGCAAAAAACCGCGGACGATGCCTGCAGCAATGTCTCCGCTGCAGCCGCTTGGCGGCACGCTTTACACCGATAATTTCATTCCAAACGACAGGCTATATGAAGCATGCCGCAGGGCAGTACGTTAG
- a CDS encoding ribonucleotide-diphosphate reductase subunit beta, producing the protein MTVSTQPKGILGSGLRDGLQLKPVRYQWAYDLYNQAVANTWFPNEVQLVQDLTDFEKMTDEEKHALKTVISYLNPNELLINKSLAFGIYPYVNAAEAHCYLSKQMWEEANHFMTFEYIIETFPFNREEIYAAGRGKQSLKDKSDFQLKYVGRMLNDKLDVTTTEGKKDFVRNLVAYNIVLEGIWFYSGFMVGMSFRRRNLLRNVGSLLDWITRDENLHLTFGINLLLTILEENEDLQDPEFAEEIRGLILKAVELEEAYNKDMLPQGILGLNADYVNQYVKFMTDRRLEELGFEKEYHVSNPAKWMAAANDTLELVNFFESTNTSYEVNSVK; encoded by the coding sequence ATGACAGTATCAACACAACCAAAGGGAATTTTAGGCTCAGGCTTGCGCGACGGATTACAACTGAAACCGGTGCGCTACCAGTGGGCGTATGATCTATACAATCAAGCAGTAGCGAATACGTGGTTCCCAAATGAGGTACAGCTTGTACAGGATTTAACTGACTTTGAGAAAATGACAGACGAGGAAAAGCATGCGCTCAAAACTGTTATTAGCTATCTCAATCCAAACGAGCTGCTTATTAATAAAAGCCTCGCTTTTGGAATCTACCCATATGTCAATGCCGCTGAAGCGCATTGTTATCTTTCGAAGCAGATGTGGGAAGAGGCAAATCACTTCATGACATTTGAATATATCATTGAGACGTTTCCATTTAATCGCGAAGAGATTTACGCAGCCGGGCGCGGCAAGCAAAGCCTGAAAGATAAATCTGACTTTCAGCTGAAGTATGTCGGGCGCATGCTTAACGATAAGCTTGATGTCACTACGACCGAAGGCAAGAAAGACTTTGTTCGTAATCTTGTAGCATACAATATTGTACTGGAAGGTATTTGGTTTTACTCAGGCTTCATGGTCGGCATGAGCTTTCGGCGGCGTAATCTATTGCGTAATGTCGGCAGCTTATTGGATTGGATTACGCGCGACGAAAACCTACATTTAACGTTTGGCATTAATTTGCTGCTCACTATTCTGGAAGAGAATGAAGATCTGCAAGACCCAGAGTTTGCCGAGGAAATTCGCGGGTTGATTCTAAAAGCCGTTGAACTTGAGGAAGCATATAATAAGGATATGCTGCCGCAGGGAATTTTAGGCTTAAACGCGGATTACGTTAATCAATACGTCAAATTCATGACCGACCGGCGGTTGGAAGAACTTGGGTTTGAAAAAGAATACCATGTATCAAATCCCGCTAAATGGATGGCGGCGGCAAATGACACGTTAGAATTAGTGAATTTCTTTGAAAGTACAAACACAAGCTACGAAGTTAATTCGGTGAAATAG
- a CDS encoding CTP synthase (glutamine hydrolyzing), producing the protein MDKQIKFIFVTGGVLSGVGKGITAASIGAVLKAKGLSVSIQKCDPYLNVDAGLLNPAEHGECFVTKDGAETDLDLGHYERFLDIELTQQNATLAGRLLSNLIADERAGKFGGKTVQLIPHLTGAIQQAIITAAKGSDVHIVEIGGTVGDYEGLSFIEAIREFAHKVGKKRCLYAHVVYVPFIGTSKEFKSKPAQNALNDLRGFGIVPEIVIVRSDKPAPASIARKIALFGGVDEAGVLMLPNVDSVFKIPARIAESSLMTILNTFTCNVAPPQLDAWADLALRQNKTHRESVIVGLVAKYMDNEDTYLSVTEALRAAAWAENVGLTIKWINAETATKRDFANVDALLVPGGFGVRGVDGKIAAATYALENNTPYLGICLGLQTAVIAAARRAGLADAHSTEFDPATTHDVVYIMPGQEGKESTGGTLRLGNYPAVFTARSKVAELYQNDHATERHRHRYEVNQYYLPQIKAGGVVVSGMSPDGSLVEFVEAPACDFFVATQAHPEFRSRPMRPHPLFTGLIRAAIDKK; encoded by the coding sequence ATGGATAAACAGATAAAATTTATTTTCGTTACCGGCGGCGTTCTTTCGGGGGTAGGAAAGGGAATTACCGCGGCGAGCATCGGTGCAGTACTCAAAGCCAAGGGCTTGTCGGTTTCGATTCAAAAGTGCGACCCGTATCTCAATGTCGATGCGGGTCTTTTGAATCCGGCGGAGCACGGCGAGTGTTTTGTTACCAAAGATGGCGCTGAAACCGATCTTGATTTGGGGCACTACGAACGATTTCTTGATATTGAATTAACGCAGCAGAATGCAACATTGGCGGGGCGCTTATTATCAAATCTGATCGCCGACGAGCGCGCCGGCAAGTTCGGCGGCAAAACCGTGCAATTGATTCCGCACTTAACCGGTGCGATCCAACAGGCGATTATAACAGCCGCTAAAGGCAGCGACGTTCATATCGTTGAGATTGGCGGCACCGTAGGCGACTACGAGGGTCTGAGTTTCATTGAAGCAATCCGCGAATTTGCCCACAAAGTCGGCAAAAAACGCTGCTTATATGCGCACGTTGTGTATGTACCGTTTATCGGTACAAGCAAGGAGTTTAAGAGTAAACCGGCGCAAAATGCCCTGAATGATTTGCGCGGCTTCGGTATCGTGCCGGAAATTGTAATTGTGCGCAGCGACAAGCCAGCGCCAGCTTCAATCGCGCGTAAAATCGCATTATTTGGCGGTGTCGACGAAGCGGGCGTGCTGATGTTGCCAAACGTGGACAGTGTATTCAAAATTCCAGCGCGTATTGCCGAAAGTTCGCTCATGACAATTCTTAATACATTTACCTGTAATGTAGCGCCGCCGCAGTTGGACGCGTGGGCAGATTTAGCGTTGCGGCAAAACAAAACACACCGCGAAAGCGTGATTGTCGGGCTCGTTGCAAAATATATGGATAACGAAGATACGTATTTATCAGTGACGGAAGCATTGCGCGCTGCTGCTTGGGCGGAAAATGTCGGGCTGACAATTAAATGGATTAATGCCGAGACGGCGACGAAACGCGATTTCGCAAATGTTGATGCATTGCTCGTGCCGGGGGGCTTTGGTGTGCGCGGCGTTGATGGCAAGATTGCAGCAGCAACCTATGCGCTTGAAAACAATACGCCATATTTAGGGATTTGCTTAGGGCTGCAGACAGCAGTGATCGCGGCAGCGCGGCGCGCAGGGCTAGCGGATGCGCATAGCACGGAATTTGATCCCGCAACGACACACGACGTCGTCTATATCATGCCCGGGCAAGAAGGTAAGGAGTCGACAGGCGGTACGTTGCGGCTTGGCAATTATCCAGCAGTATTTACGGCGCGGTCAAAAGTTGCAGAACTGTATCAGAATGATCATGCGACTGAACGCCATCGTCATCGCTACGAAGTGAATCAGTACTATTTGCCGCAAATTAAAGCGGGCGGCGTCGTTGTCAGTGGTATGTCTCCTGATGGCTCGCTCGTAGAGTTTGTCGAAGCGCCGGCATGCGATTTCTTTGTCGCTACGCAAGCGCATCCGGAATTTCGTTCGCGCCCAATGCGCCCGCACCCGCTATTTACAGGGCTTATTCGTGCTGCTATTGACAAAAAATAA
- a CDS encoding Ribonucleoside-diphosphate reductase, producing MSDITIIKRDGSKEPFDANKINLALMKASEGLPDQISKVVQVASELRLTLFDGMTTEQLNEAVIQTALQNVKDDPDFDTIAARLLLKTMYKTLLGDYETDDELKALHAREFPKYIKQAVKDGLLDIRMADANVFDLSVLAAALDPTRDRLSKYLGVITNKNRYALRKNDGSPLEVPQFTNMRIAMGLSFNEPNPTETAIRFYRHMSNLEYSPGGSTRVNAGGTFPQLSNCFVIDVEDDMESIAKSIHDTMWIAKGTGGIGISMSKLRAAGSPVKTTNTESTGPIPFMKMIDTALFAVSRKGKKAGAAALYMENWHLNFPQFIDLRQNSGDPYLRTRFANTAVFLSDEFMKRAESDQDWYLFDPAETSDLTELYGAAFSKRYREYIKLAEAGKLRTFKKLSARQQYRQILMSLQATSHPWLTWKDAINVRALNNNSGTIHLSNLCTEITLPQDSKNIAVCNLISLNLSAFLQRDKTWAWDRLEQATRSAVRQLDNLVDITSTPVEEAMHSNTQNRAVGLGYMGFADILEKLEIRYESDTAYELIDQLSEFISYYAIDESANLAKERGSYPNFKGSGWSRGLLPIDTIAALSKSRQQTVNISTKQRLDWETLRAKVKKGMRNATLMAIAPTANISHVAGTTPGLDPQFSQIFSRSTLNGKFLEVNHNLVAKLKELKLWDELKDELLINQGDIQGMEQIPQAVRDVYKTSFQLSPYAFIEVAARAQKWVDQAISRNMYLETRDIDEYEKIYREAWRRGLKTTYYLHVKPRHQSEQTTVAANKAEKIQKENQRKVGFGFARKK from the coding sequence ATGAGCGATATTACAATCATTAAGCGCGACGGCAGCAAAGAACCGTTTGACGCGAACAAGATCAATCTCGCACTCATGAAGGCGAGCGAGGGTTTGCCGGACCAAATCTCGAAAGTTGTGCAAGTTGCGAGCGAATTGCGGCTGACGCTTTTTGACGGCATGACGACAGAGCAATTAAATGAAGCGGTAATCCAGACGGCGCTGCAAAACGTTAAAGACGATCCAGACTTTGATACAATTGCGGCGCGGCTGCTACTAAAAACAATGTACAAAACACTGCTCGGCGACTACGAAACGGACGATGAGCTGAAAGCGCTGCATGCGCGCGAGTTTCCAAAATATATCAAGCAAGCGGTAAAAGACGGGTTGCTTGATATACGTATGGCGGATGCAAACGTGTTTGATTTAAGCGTATTGGCAGCAGCGCTTGATCCAACACGCGACCGCTTGAGCAAGTATCTCGGCGTCATCACGAACAAAAACCGCTACGCACTGCGTAAAAACGACGGCTCGCCGCTTGAGGTACCGCAGTTCACGAACATGCGCATCGCGATGGGGCTAAGCTTCAACGAGCCAAACCCGACCGAGACAGCGATTCGTTTCTACCGCCACATGAGCAACCTGGAATACAGCCCGGGCGGCAGTACGCGTGTCAACGCTGGCGGTACATTCCCGCAGTTAAGTAATTGTTTCGTCATTGACGTTGAGGACGATATGGAATCGATCGCAAAAAGCATTCACGATACCATGTGGATTGCTAAAGGTACAGGCGGTATCGGCATTAGCATGAGTAAGTTGCGTGCTGCCGGCAGTCCGGTGAAGACTACAAACACCGAATCGACCGGTCCGATTCCGTTCATGAAAATGATCGACACGGCGCTATTTGCCGTTAGCCGCAAGGGCAAGAAGGCTGGGGCGGCGGCACTCTATATGGAGAACTGGCATCTTAATTTTCCGCAATTTATAGACCTGCGCCAAAACTCAGGAGACCCGTATCTGCGTACGCGTTTCGCAAACACAGCGGTATTTTTATCAGACGAGTTCATGAAGCGCGCCGAAAGTGATCAGGATTGGTATTTGTTTGACCCAGCGGAGACGAGTGATTTAACTGAACTATACGGCGCAGCGTTTAGTAAACGCTATCGCGAGTACATTAAGTTAGCGGAGGCCGGTAAATTACGCACATTCAAGAAACTATCGGCGCGGCAGCAATACCGCCAGATTCTGATGAGCTTGCAGGCAACAAGCCACCCGTGGCTCACTTGGAAAGACGCGATCAACGTGCGGGCGCTCAATAATAATTCTGGTACAATTCATTTGAGCAACCTCTGCACTGAAATTACGCTGCCGCAAGACAGTAAAAATATTGCGGTATGCAACCTCATTAGCTTGAACCTATCGGCGTTTTTGCAGCGCGATAAAACTTGGGCTTGGGATCGGCTTGAGCAGGCGACCCGCTCGGCGGTGCGCCAACTGGATAACCTTGTTGATATTACCAGCACGCCGGTTGAAGAAGCGATGCACTCAAACACGCAAAATCGTGCGGTTGGACTTGGCTATATGGGATTTGCGGATATTCTTGAGAAGCTTGAGATCAGATATGAATCGGATACGGCGTACGAGCTGATTGATCAGCTGAGCGAGTTTATCAGTTACTACGCAATCGACGAATCGGCAAACCTAGCAAAGGAGCGCGGCAGTTATCCGAATTTCAAAGGCAGCGGCTGGAGTAGAGGGTTATTACCGATTGATACGATTGCAGCGCTTAGCAAGAGCCGCCAACAAACGGTGAATATCTCAACTAAGCAGCGTTTAGATTGGGAAACATTGCGCGCTAAAGTAAAGAAAGGTATGCGCAATGCGACGCTTATGGCAATTGCGCCGACCGCAAACATATCGCATGTGGCCGGCACAACGCCGGGACTTGATCCGCAGTTTAGCCAAATTTTTAGCCGCAGCACGTTGAACGGTAAATTCCTTGAGGTTAATCACAACTTAGTAGCAAAACTAAAAGAGCTAAAGCTATGGGATGAGCTAAAAGACGAATTACTCATCAATCAAGGCGACATTCAGGGTATGGAACAAATTCCGCAAGCAGTGCGTGATGTTTACAAAACGAGCTTTCAACTGTCGCCGTACGCGTTTATTGAGGTAGCGGCACGGGCGCAAAAATGGGTTGACCAAGCAATTAGCCGCAACATGTATTTGGAAACGCGCGATATTGATGAGTATGAAAAGATCTACCGTGAAGCCTGGCGCCGTGGCCTTAAGACGACATACTACTTGCATGTAAAACCGCGTCATCAATCAGAACAGACTACTGTTGCTGCAAACAAGGCAGAGAAAATTCAGAAAGAAAATCAGCGCAAAGTTGGATTCGGCTTTGCACGGAAAAAATAA
- a CDS encoding ABC transporter ATP-binding protein, protein MHMNEAIVAVDHFKMKFGDVEVIKDLSFTVNRGETFGFLGSNGSGKTTTIRALLGIYAPTGGTLLVNGKPYSVSGGVKLGYLPEERGLYKKETVIDIMVYFGRLKGFSKNEARARSMAFLQRVNLADKATTRLDKLSGGQQQKVQLGITIMNDPELLILDEPTKGFDPVNRRLLMEIIEEHQAKGATVIMITHQMEEVERLCDRVILLKDGVARAYGTVAAIRKQFGGKSLDDIFLSVYGNENDQEQEARHA, encoded by the coding sequence ATGCACATGAACGAAGCAATTGTAGCAGTCGACCATTTCAAGATGAAATTCGGCGACGTTGAAGTAATAAAAGATCTAAGTTTTACGGTGAATCGTGGCGAAACATTCGGGTTTCTCGGCAGCAACGGATCGGGCAAAACGACGACAATCCGCGCATTACTTGGCATCTATGCGCCGACAGGAGGCACACTGTTAGTAAACGGCAAGCCATACAGCGTGTCGGGCGGTGTAAAGCTCGGTTATCTGCCAGAAGAGCGTGGGCTGTATAAAAAAGAAACCGTCATTGACATAATGGTGTACTTTGGCCGGCTGAAAGGATTCAGTAAAAACGAAGCGCGAGCGCGCTCAATGGCATTCTTGCAACGCGTAAATCTGGCAGACAAAGCGACAACCCGTCTTGACAAATTATCAGGCGGACAACAACAAAAAGTACAGCTCGGTATTACCATTATGAATGACCCTGAACTGCTCATCTTGGATGAACCAACAAAAGGTTTTGACCCGGTAAACCGCCGGTTACTCATGGAAATCATTGAGGAGCACCAGGCTAAAGGTGCGACTGTCATCATGATCACGCACCAAATGGAAGAAGTTGAACGCTTATGCGACCGCGTTATTCTGCTGAAAGACGGCGTAGCGCGCGCTTACGGAACGGTTGCGGCAATACGCAAACAGTTTGGCGGCAAATCGCTTGACGATATTTTCCTAAGCGTATACGGCAACGAAAATGATCAAGAACAGGAGGCGCGCCATGCATAA
- the mscL gene encoding Large-conductance mechanosensitive channel gives MAAAKKSAKKPTAKKIVEETELKAADVIKKSHLAGFATFIREQGVVGLAVGLAIGAAAGDTVKKLVQAFIDPLVQLIVGSQAGLQAASFTVKFGNRQGVFLYGAFVSSLITLLATALVVYLIVHLLHLDKLDKAKE, from the coding sequence ATGGCAGCAGCCAAAAAATCAGCAAAAAAACCGACAGCAAAGAAAATAGTTGAAGAGACAGAACTAAAAGCGGCTGATGTCATAAAAAAGAGTCATCTAGCAGGGTTTGCAACGTTTATCCGCGAGCAGGGTGTAGTCGGGCTAGCGGTCGGTTTGGCGATCGGCGCAGCTGCTGGCGACACGGTGAAAAAACTCGTACAAGCGTTTATTGATCCGCTCGTGCAGCTAATCGTCGGTTCGCAGGCAGGATTGCAAGCCGCCTCGTTCACTGTGAAGTTTGGTAATCGGCAAGGTGTATTTCTCTACGGGGCGTTTGTTAGCTCGCTTATCACGCTGCTCGCGACAGCACTGGTCGTTTACCTTATCGTCCACTTGTTGCATTTGGATAAATTAGATAAGGCAAAAGAATAA
- a CDS encoding ABC transporter permease, producing the protein MHNLSTVITFEVIRVLKKKSFWAMVFGFPIMIGAVFGIVFLSNNATRDAADKLKEQTFSIAITDDSHLLSPQIVSTFHAKMVTKEAGVAAVKNGTVDAYFYYPADVSARHIEVYGKNVGLFENGRYSSVALALLSQSVQNTVSPQIRTVLQNAAASDTTIYRDGRAYDPFKEMILPGIFLVLFYVLMSFFAGQALTSTTEEKENRVIEMILTTIEARTLIIGKIISLIILMLIQGVLVAAPVLIGYLLFRNQLNLPNIDLSGLPVDWARIGVAAVIFALSFAFFTGVLVLIGATMPTAREANQFMGFVMIALYGPLYAVSLFISMPDAPIVRFLSLFPLTSPIPLLMRNAAGNLQPWEIAAGALILLASSIFVLILAVRVFRFGALEYSRKVSLKEMFARR; encoded by the coding sequence ATGCATAATTTATCGACCGTTATAACCTTTGAAGTCATTCGCGTACTCAAAAAGAAATCGTTTTGGGCGATGGTGTTCGGCTTCCCGATTATGATCGGTGCGGTATTCGGTATCGTGTTTTTGTCGAATAACGCCACACGAGATGCCGCCGACAAGCTGAAAGAGCAAACGTTCAGTATCGCCATCACCGATGATTCTCATTTACTAAGCCCGCAGATAGTAAGCACATTTCATGCCAAAATGGTGACTAAAGAGGCTGGTGTCGCCGCAGTCAAAAATGGTACAGTTGACGCCTATTTTTACTACCCCGCTGATGTGAGTGCTCGCCATATAGAAGTCTACGGTAAGAATGTCGGCTTATTTGAGAACGGACGATACAGCTCGGTAGCGCTAGCGCTACTTAGCCAGTCAGTGCAAAACACCGTATCGCCACAGATTCGCACTGTTTTACAAAATGCAGCAGCTAGCGACACAACTATTTACCGCGACGGTCGTGCTTACGACCCATTCAAGGAAATGATCCTGCCAGGTATATTCCTTGTGCTGTTTTATGTGCTGATGTCATTCTTCGCCGGACAAGCGCTCACGAGCACGACCGAAGAAAAAGAGAATCGCGTGATTGAGATGATCCTCACAACGATTGAAGCGCGCACACTAATTATCGGCAAAATCATTTCGCTCATTATCCTCATGCTAATTCAGGGTGTTCTCGTAGCGGCGCCCGTGCTAATCGGCTACCTGCTGTTCCGCAATCAGCTCAATCTGCCGAATATTGATTTGTCGGGTTTGCCCGTCGATTGGGCGCGAATTGGAGTCGCTGCGGTAATTTTTGCTCTCAGTTTTGCATTTTTCACCGGCGTGCTCGTACTAATTGGCGCTACTATGCCGACCGCACGCGAGGCAAATCAATTTATGGGATTCGTAATGATCGCACTATATGGACCACTCTATGCTGTGTCGCTGTTTATCTCAATGCCAGATGCACCGATCGTACGGTTTTTGAGCCTCTTTCCGCTAACCTCGCCGATCCCCCTGCTCATGCGTAACGCCGCCGGCAACCTACAGCCATGGGAAATTGCTGCAGGCGCACTCATTTTACTTGCCTCATCAATATTTGTACTAATACTCGCCGTACGCGTATTCCGCTTCGGTGCACTTGAGTACAGCCGTAAGGTGTCGCTTAAAGAAATGTTCGCGCGGCGGTAA